One part of the Algibacter sp. L1A34 genome encodes these proteins:
- the mtaB gene encoding tRNA (N(6)-L-threonylcarbamoyladenosine(37)-C(2))-methylthiotransferase MtaB translates to MNKKVAFYTLGCKLNFSETSTISRNFDDEGFSRVDFSEKADIYVINTCSVTENADKRFKTIVKQAQKANPDAFVAAVGCYAQLKPQELADVNGVDLVLGATEKFKITDYLNDLSKNDFGEVHSCEIEDADFYVGSYSVGDRTRAFLKVQDGCDYKCTYCTIPLARGISRSDTMEGVLKNARDISKQNIKEIVLTGVNIGDYGKGEFGNKKHEHTFLDLVTELDKVEGIERLRISSIEPNLLKNDTIDLVSKSRAFVPHFHIPLQSGSNEILKKMKRRYMRELYVDRVLKIKEVMPHACIGVDVIVGFPGETDEHFLETYNFLTELDISYLHVFTYSERDNTEAAEMDGIVHGSVRSKRSKMLRGLSVKKRRAFYESQLGTTRTVLFESENKGGYIHGFTENYVKVKTPWNPEFVNTLHEVVLTKIDDDGLVRFDFNKQDIAV, encoded by the coding sequence ATGAATAAAAAAGTCGCATTTTATACTTTAGGTTGTAAACTTAATTTTTCTGAAACATCAACCATATCTAGAAACTTTGATGATGAGGGGTTTAGTCGCGTAGATTTTTCCGAAAAGGCGGATATTTACGTCATAAACACCTGTTCCGTAACCGAAAATGCAGACAAACGTTTTAAAACTATAGTTAAGCAGGCGCAAAAGGCAAATCCTGATGCTTTTGTTGCTGCCGTTGGTTGCTATGCGCAATTAAAACCGCAAGAATTGGCAGATGTTAATGGTGTCGATTTAGTGCTTGGTGCCACCGAAAAATTTAAAATAACAGATTATTTAAACGATTTATCTAAAAATGATTTTGGTGAAGTACATTCTTGTGAAATAGAAGATGCGGATTTCTATGTAGGATCTTATTCAGTAGGAGATAGAACACGTGCTTTTTTAAAAGTGCAAGATGGTTGCGATTATAAATGTACCTATTGCACAATTCCTTTGGCAAGAGGGATTTCTAGAAGTGATACAATGGAAGGTGTCTTGAAAAATGCACGTGATATTTCTAAACAAAATATTAAAGAAATTGTTTTAACGGGTGTTAATATCGGTGATTACGGTAAAGGTGAATTTGGCAACAAAAAGCATGAACATACATTTTTAGACTTAGTTACGGAGTTGGATAAAGTAGAAGGTATTGAGCGGTTACGTATCTCGTCTATAGAGCCTAATTTGTTAAAAAATGATACTATCGATTTGGTGTCTAAATCTAGAGCATTTGTACCACATTTTCATATTCCGTTACAATCGGGAAGTAACGAAATTCTTAAAAAAATGAAGCGTCGTTATATGCGTGAATTGTATGTAGATCGCGTTTTAAAAATTAAAGAAGTGATGCCACATGCTTGTATTGGTGTAGATGTTATTGTTGGTTTTCCAGGAGAAACAGATGAGCATTTTTTAGAAACTTATAATTTTTTAACCGAGTTGGATATTTCATATTTACATGTGTTTACTTATTCTGAGCGCGATAATACAGAGGCTGCAGAAATGGATGGTATTGTGCATGGTAGCGTGCGTAGCAAGCGCAGTAAAATGCTAAGAGGTTTATCTGTTAAAAAGCGTCGTGCTTTTTACGAGAGTCAATTAGGAACAACAAGAACCGTTTTGTTTGAAAGCGAAAATAAAGGTGGTTATATTCATGGTTTTACCGAAAACTATGTAAAGGTTAAAACACCATGGAACCCAGAATTCGTTAATACGTTGCATGAGGTCGTACTTACAAAAATAGACGATGATGGATTAGTTAGATTCGATTTTAATAAGCAAGATATCGCAGTGTAA
- a CDS encoding N-acetyltransferase, producing the protein MVEAAELIDNDFLRQFEIKIDDHLAIIEYSLQERKIFLTKLIIPEEITNENFSNEFLAAVFDQIAERNLSVMPTCPEIAKFVRSNRKYKRMLPVGVRI; encoded by the coding sequence ATGGTTGAAGCTGCTGAATTGATTGACAATGATTTTTTACGTCAATTTGAAATTAAAATCGATGACCATTTGGCCATAATAGAGTACTCTCTGCAAGAAAGAAAAATTTTTTTAACTAAGCTTATTATTCCAGAAGAAATTACGAATGAAAACTTTAGTAATGAATTTTTAGCAGCTGTTTTCGATCAAATAGCTGAACGCAACTTAAGTGTTATGCCAACTTGCCCAGAAATCGCGAAATTTGTGAGAAGTAATAGAAAGTATAAACGCATGCTACCAGTAGGTGTAAGAATTTAA
- a CDS encoding alpha/beta hydrolase, translating to MHQELIHIYLMPGMAASPLIFENIKLPEDIFQIHLLEWMIPVENELLSDYALRMTKHIKHENIVLLGVSFGGVLVQEMAKYIKPRKLIITSSVKSMHELPKRMLLAKATKAYKLVPTQLASNIDVFEKYAVGKVVKKRIELYQKYLSVNDSRYLTWAIEQMVCWNQEEPPEGIIHIHGDDDGVFPIKNIKNCIVVKNGTHIAIINKYKWFNENLPRIILEN from the coding sequence ATGCATCAAGAGCTAATACACATTTATTTAATGCCAGGAATGGCCGCTAGTCCTCTAATTTTTGAAAACATTAAATTACCTGAAGATATATTTCAAATTCATTTATTAGAATGGATGATTCCTGTTGAAAATGAATTGCTTAGCGATTATGCTTTACGGATGACGAAGCATATAAAACATGAAAACATTGTGTTGTTAGGCGTCTCCTTTGGTGGTGTTCTTGTTCAAGAAATGGCTAAATACATAAAGCCGAGGAAACTCATTATTACATCGAGTGTAAAATCGATGCACGAATTACCTAAACGTATGCTTTTGGCAAAAGCAACAAAAGCTTATAAACTGGTGCCTACTCAATTGGCTTCAAATATTGATGTATTCGAAAAATATGCTGTGGGTAAGGTGGTGAAAAAACGTATTGAACTTTATCAAAAATACCTTTCGGTTAATGATAGTCGTTATTTAACTTGGGCCATAGAACAAATGGTTTGTTGGAACCAAGAGGAACCACCAGAGGGAATTATTCATATCCATGGCGATGATGATGGTGTTTTTCCAATTAAAAATATAAAAAATTGTATTGTTGTTAAAAACGGAACACATATTGCGATAATAAACAAATACAAATGGTTCAATGAAAATTTACCTCGAATTATTTTAGAAAACTAA
- a CDS encoding lytic transglycosylase domain-containing protein encodes MKIVQKALALVGLLSLCVLFINAFQEAPTDENFETKLINDYNVYALQVPEKLDFAGEAMPLENPDILERMDRELLVNTYWQSNGLLMFKRSKKYFPIIEPILSKYGVPNDFKYLAVIESGLTNAVSPAGAKGFWQIMPATGRENGLEVNNNVDERYNLEMATEVACKYLLKSKEELGSWTLAAAAYNAGNAGVSRRLKEQNVKEYYDLLLGEETGRYMFRIVALKEILSNPDKYGFNFRDKDLYSPVPTYKVEVDTAVTDFTKFAENYGINYKILKLHNPWLREPHLNNRSRKQYYINIPKEGYYN; translated from the coding sequence ATGAAGATAGTACAGAAAGCCTTAGCATTAGTGGGATTATTAAGTTTGTGTGTGTTATTTATTAACGCTTTTCAAGAAGCACCTACCGACGAAAATTTTGAAACCAAATTAATTAACGATTATAATGTTTACGCCTTGCAAGTTCCAGAAAAATTGGATTTTGCAGGTGAAGCCATGCCGCTTGAAAATCCAGATATTTTAGAGCGTATGGATAGAGAATTGTTGGTAAATACGTATTGGCAATCTAATGGATTGTTAATGTTTAAACGCTCTAAAAAATATTTTCCAATTATAGAGCCAATACTTTCAAAATACGGAGTTCCAAACGATTTTAAATATTTAGCCGTAATAGAAAGTGGTTTAACAAACGCTGTATCTCCAGCAGGAGCAAAGGGGTTTTGGCAAATAATGCCAGCAACGGGAAGGGAAAATGGCCTAGAAGTTAACAATAATGTCGATGAACGATATAATTTAGAAATGGCAACAGAAGTGGCTTGTAAATATTTATTAAAGTCGAAAGAAGAATTAGGTTCTTGGACGCTAGCGGCAGCAGCATATAATGCTGGAAATGCAGGTGTTTCTAGACGTTTAAAAGAACAAAACGTAAAAGAGTACTACGATTTGCTTTTAGGTGAAGAAACAGGGCGTTATATGTTTAGGATTGTCGCTTTGAAAGAGATTTTATCGAACCCAGATAAATACGGTTTCAATTTTAGAGATAAGGATTTGTATAGTCCCGTTCCAACTTACAAAGTAGAAGTGGATACAGCAGTAACAGATTTTACTAAGTTTGCCGAAAATTATGGTATTAACTACAAAATATTAAAATTGCATAACCCATGGTTACGCGAGCCACATTTAAACAATAGATCTAGAAAACAGTATTATATCAATATTCCAAAAGAAGGTTATTATAATTAA
- a CDS encoding OmpP1/FadL family transporter: MKKLNLLFIGVLSMSSVYAQDISDALRYSQDEVQGSARFRALSGAFGALGGDMSAVSINPAGSAVFSQSHASVSLVSADKNNTTNYFGNTEKVNDSKFSLNQGGAAFVFKSNSNSPWKKFTLAFAYDKTNDHNNNWYSAGINTNDLVIVDGDNNELTPVNSIANYFFQYAQGQLLQNISLNNRFIENAYQEIGQSDGFNAQQAFLGYQSFVLEPVSEDNNNEFYDANVASGYFEHRYANVETGYNGKISFNFAAQYEDNVYLGVNLNSHFIDYERKTSLQEDNDNGGLISFIDFDNTLSTTGNGFSFQIGGIFKLSQEFRLGLTYDSPTWYNIQEEITQFINTNEAESDIGFISDVITTYPEYKLQTPGKFTGSLAYIFGKQGLISFDYSNKNYSKTKFKPESDYSVENSDISNVLTSASTYRFGGEYKVKQISFRGGYRFEESPYTDGVTVGDLNGFSLGLGYNFGNTKLDLTFDQAKRSYQTPLYNVGLIDTVDIDRVNSNLTLSLSFNI, translated from the coding sequence ATGAAAAAGTTAAATTTACTATTCATAGGTGTGCTTTCTATGTCTAGTGTATACGCTCAAGATATTAGTGATGCCTTACGCTATTCTCAAGATGAAGTGCAAGGAAGTGCCAGATTTAGAGCTTTAAGTGGAGCATTTGGGGCCTTAGGTGGAGACATGAGTGCGGTTAGTATAAATCCTGCTGGATCAGCTGTATTTAGCCAAAGCCACGCATCAGTATCTCTTGTAAGTGCAGACAAAAACAACACAACTAATTATTTTGGTAATACTGAAAAAGTTAACGATTCTAAATTTAGTTTAAATCAAGGTGGAGCAGCTTTTGTTTTTAAAAGTAATAGTAACTCCCCTTGGAAAAAATTCACTTTAGCTTTTGCTTACGATAAAACAAATGACCATAATAATAATTGGTATTCGGCTGGAATAAACACGAATGATTTAGTTATAGTGGACGGTGATAATAACGAATTAACTCCAGTAAATTCGATTGCTAACTATTTCTTTCAATACGCTCAAGGCCAACTTTTACAAAACATATCTCTTAACAATAGATTTATTGAAAATGCTTATCAAGAAATTGGACAATCTGATGGGTTCAATGCGCAACAAGCCTTCTTAGGTTATCAATCTTTTGTTTTAGAACCTGTATCCGAAGATAATAATAACGAGTTCTATGATGCAAATGTCGCTTCTGGTTATTTTGAACACCGCTACGCTAATGTTGAAACCGGTTATAACGGTAAAATAAGCTTTAACTTTGCAGCTCAATATGAAGACAATGTATATTTAGGGGTTAATTTAAACTCTCATTTTATAGACTACGAACGTAAAACTTCATTACAGGAAGACAATGATAATGGCGGTTTGATTTCATTCATTGATTTTGACAATACATTATCTACAACTGGTAATGGCTTTTCTTTTCAAATTGGAGGAATTTTTAAATTATCACAAGAATTTAGATTAGGTTTAACTTACGACTCCCCTACTTGGTATAATATTCAAGAAGAAATAACTCAATTTATTAACACGAATGAAGCTGAGTCAGACATTGGGTTTATCTCAGACGTAATCACTACTTACCCTGAATACAAACTCCAAACACCAGGAAAATTCACAGGAAGTTTAGCTTATATATTTGGTAAACAAGGTTTAATTAGTTTCGATTACTCGAACAAAAACTACAGCAAAACAAAATTTAAACCAGAATCTGATTATTCTGTCGAAAATTCCGATATAAGTAACGTATTAACCTCTGCATCAACTTACCGATTTGGTGGTGAATACAAAGTGAAACAAATTAGTTTTAGAGGTGGTTATCGATTTGAAGAAAGCCCATATACAGACGGTGTTACCGTTGGAGATTTAAACGGATTCTCACTTGGTTTAGGTTATAACTTTGGTAACACAAAACTGGATTTAACCTTCGACCAAGCCAAACGCTCTTACCAAACACCATTATATAATGTTGGATTAATTGATACGGTTGATATCGATAGAGTTAACTCGAATCTTACACTATCTTTAAGTTTCAATATTTAG